The following proteins are co-located in the Mytilus trossulus isolate FHL-02 unplaced genomic scaffold, PNRI_Mtr1.1.1.hap1 h1tg001048l__unscaffolded, whole genome shotgun sequence genome:
- the LOC134703459 gene encoding LOW QUALITY PROTEIN: cytochrome c oxidase subunit 3-like (The sequence of the model RefSeq protein was modified relative to this genomic sequence to represent the inferred CDS: substituted 9 bases at 9 genomic stop codons) codes for MNRNPYSRYYVPGPSPWPFFVAISANGIAVGLILXLHRTPRFLLIGMRLGCILLRTFRXWRDLIREGDIGFHTRFVIKRFRDGVALFILSEVMFFFSFFWTFFHNALRPSCELGMRXPPPGIRTPNPSSTRLFETGLLIRRGLFVTQAHKRMRLKDYDVGPFIGLVVTILCGTVFFLVQLREYYXNSYTIADRVYGRVFYLLTGFHGMHVVVGTLXLMVRLVRLWRGEFSSQRHFGFEACIWYXHFVDVVWVALXCLVYVWFGGWLYMWWFKIXDGDVYTFKYPDAKPSWYAYIQEEHAPSXYKIPDHLKG; via the coding sequence CCCTTTTTTGTGGCTATCTCGGCAAACGGAATAGCGGTAGGGTTAATTTTGTGACTGCATCGAACTCCCAGATTTCTATTAATAGGAATGAGGTTGGGGTGTATACTATTGAGAACTTTTAGATGATGGCGAGACTTAATTCGTGAGGGAGATATTGGGTTTCATACTCGCTTCGTAATCAAGAGATTTCGTGATGGAGTTGCCCTTTTTATTCTGTCTGAAGTAatgttcttcttttcttttttttggactTTCTTCCATAATGCCTTAAGACCCTCGTGTGAACTAGGGATGCGATGACCCCCTCCAGGGATCCGCACGCCAAACCCGTCGTCGACAAGGCTGTTCGAGACAGGTCTTTTAATTAGGAGGGGGTTATTCGTAACTCAAGCCCATAAGAGAATGCGTTTGAAGGATTATGATGTTGGGCCATTTATTGGCCTAGTGGTAACAATTTTATGTGGGACTGTGTTCTTCCTAGTGCAACTTCGAGAATACTACTGAAACTCATACACTATTGCAGATAGGGTGTATGGAAGAGTGTTTTATTTACTAACTGGGTTTCATGGAATGCACGTAGTTGTGGGGACTCTTTGACTAATGGTGAGGTTAGTCCGACTATGGCGTGGGGAGTTTTCCAGTCAACGGCACTTTGGTTTTGAGGCTTGCATTTGGTACTGACACTTcgtagatgtggtatgggtaGCATTATGATGTTTAGTATATGTGTGGTTTGGAGGATGGTTATACATGTGGTGGTTCAAAATATGAGACGGGGACGTCTATACGTTTAAGTACCCAGACGCAAAGCCTTCGTGGTATGCGTACATTCAAGAAGAGCATGCTCCGTCCTGATATAAGATTCCTGACcatttaaaaggttaa